The Lolium perenne isolate Kyuss_39 chromosome 6, Kyuss_2.0, whole genome shotgun sequence genome segment accaccatgccgccgaagaAGCTTGCCGCCGATGGCGCGCCGAAGGCGAGGAAGCCGCGGGCGCCAAAACAGAGGCCGCCGGGCATCTCAAACGCGGAGTGGGCGGCGGAATGAAACTCGCGGCCGGGCGGGGAGGGAGAAGAAGTGCAATGCGAAgagggtggtggcggcggcggcggaggaacgGGCGAGGCTGATCTCCATCAACTTCGGCCAGCCGCGCATCCCCGGGCCATGGCCTACCCAAGGTATGGTCGGATCTCATTCCTTCTCGCCTGCGTCGCCGGCCACGTCCATGTTCCATGACACCTACGCCGCCGGCGGCATGGCCGGGTTTACGCCGTCACCGCCGGCGTACGACGGTGCGATGTACGAGGCCTTCTCGCCTGCCCTGAGACTTGGGCCGCTCCCCTTCTCCAACCCCGGGATGCCGCCGCCAAATGAGCCTGTGATGCACGAGATGATCACGTcgggctccatggccgccgcgtcGAGCCCGAGCTTCACACAAGAGGAGGCAAGGGCGACGGACGTCTACTCCCGCCGCTTCCACAACTGTAGACCCCGATGCTTCGTCTGACGATGCCGCGCCAGACGCCGATGCAATGCCCGATACCGCGCCAGACGCCGTTGCTCAGGACGAGAGCGCCAATGGAGCCTGTAATCGTCTAGTTTCGATCGTCAGAATGTGGCTGATCCGATCGCCGGACATTGGCGATTTTTTTGTGTAGCAGGGAGACAATATTTTGAATCTATCGCCGCTGATGGGCGAAAGGAGGGGTGCGACTGAAAAAATATTGCTCCCCACATCCTTTTTACATACAATCTTGTTAATAAATTCAGATTTTCGCCCGAGGTCAAACGGCTGGATATCCTCTAATTTCAGAAGCAACACACGCAAAAAGAAAGGAATTGAATCAGACCCCACGACATGGAATGGAACATGATCCACGGAAACCGCGGGCATCATGTAAACCTGTTCCAAAGCCGACCCGCACCTGGCACTGAATTTAATTCTGATCACCTTCTACCTATCAGCATTAAATTCGCTTGCTCCAGAATCGTATCCATTGCGCATGTATGTACCACGTACGGCACGTTGCCATGTACGCGCATTAGCATCATTTAATGATCAGCAGTGCCTGCATCACCGCACAGTTGGTATTCTGATTTCCAGACCACCCAAGCCCGGGCGCTATTCGTCCGCGTTCCCGAACACAGGGCTTCTCTTATCAGGATATGATATAAACTGAAAACAAGTAAACGTAGATACTACATAGCACATTTTAATATGCAATGTGACATGGTTCTTATGTATGTGATCTGACATGATACTCTAATTACCACATAGTTTTATTAATATGCTGGTGACCTGACCTGATGCTTCTGACACGGTAAGTGTGACACGGAAGAGAACATGTATTACATCAACCTGCGGGCATTATCGAATATACTACTACAGTCTGATGATTGGTCAGAAAATATAGCATTGGCCGAAGCTGGTAGAGCAACAAATATTATGTtcagcactccaccattattacAAGACTTTTAGTGAGAGATTTGTTCTCGGCCAAGTTCCAGTCAAGTAGTAACAATGTTCAgattacaaaaaaaaaacagaacatCTAGCTATAGAAACCTCCTTACAACATCATCTGCGCAATGTCCTTCCTGAAAACGCCCTCCATCATGTCCTTCCTTCTGGCAGTGACGGACGGGAATGGCGAGGAGGAGATGCGCCTGCACTGGCTGCTCGCACTGATTCTGGTGGACTGCATCATCGTGGGGAGGATAGGGAAGGACTTGGGTCGGATGTTCAGGGGAGAGAACAGCATCTTCCCGCTGGAATCATGCGTCGAAGTCTTGGATGCAGGCTTCTGGGCTCCCGCAGCCTTATTCATGGTCGAGAGATGCCTGTACTGCTCTGAGCTGCCGCTCGGCAGGCCTGGAGGATGGGGGCGAATCTGCGCCGACGGCTTCATGCGGTCGAGCCAGCGAAGGATCGCGTTCCCGACATTCCGACCAACTTCCAAGTCCCTCTCCTGAATTTTCTTGTGCACTGAGACTGCAACGTCGAAAATACTACGTGTTCTCCTGGATTACATGGAGGAGAAAAGGATCAGACCAATCATGATTTTGGCTAGCATTGTAAACTGACATCAGGCCTATTTAGTCCCAAAATACAGTGATAATCATTAAGCAAATTCATCTCGAGTGTTGATGGAAATAGTTCACCACTAGTTCTGTTCAATGATCCTATTGTAAAAACCGAACAAGTTTATTATATCTATCAGAAGAGGCTATCTGAATTCTTTAATtcttacaaagaagttatgaccaGATTCAGTACGGCAGACATCATCAGGTTTACAAAACAATACAGGATCAAGACATGAAACCAGATTCAGACACCCCGAAGTTGAATAAAGAGCAGTGATCAAAAGATTAAACAGAGCTGCTGAAATTGTGGTTTTCATACAGCGGTTGAATCCCACACAGCCACACAGGAGACTGGATGGAATGAGAGAAAGGCAGTGTGATCATAACTGTCCGGTCGCAACTATTCAGAGACAGTTCAGGCTCAATAGACGTGAACAATAATAACAACTTACAAGGTGAAACGAGTCTCATGCAAGGTTTGTTTGCTAATGTTTATGTTTCAACAGTAGTCTAAGGTAAGCAGGTAGCAAATCAAGACAAAAGTAGCGAGATGACAACAGCAGCAGCAGAATGAAGAGCAAAATCAATCTACCAAGGAATGCGGGTTGATCTATAGCAGAAGCAAGGTGGAGCTGGTGGTATCGATCTGGCGCAGCAAGGGGCAGTCAACCAACAACAATGGTGGAATTGTCAAGCAGCGACGGAATTGATCGGAAGAAAGAAGAACTAAAAAAAAAGTTTTCCGATCCAACCAAGCAGCACGGAGTTACGACGTGCAGAAAAAACCCTAACCTGGCACTGATACCATGTTAGATAAACAACAGCTTGTATTAACAGGGGGGCAAAGGCCACAATATGTAGTACATCTGACTTGTGGTACACAATAGTAAATCTAACAAATACGGACTCCTAGACACCTAGACCAACACTTGTACTCCTTAACAAAATTAACTCAAGACTATGTACGCAAATCGGAAAGAGGCTCGAAAGTGTAACGCACTAAAGTCGATACACCTGTCACGATTCTGTAGACTGCTTTACCATGTAAATTTGTTGTATAAAGCTATAAACGCTGGACCAGTAAGAGATGGAACCTCCCAGTTACAAGCCTATACCACAGGGAGACAGCAGAAAACCCCAATACAGCAGGTATGCCCCCTTGGTTGATAACGGGAGAGCCGGCCCTGCCTGCCTTCATGTCTGGGATCTGACAGCTTGTGTATGTTAACTGACCATCGGTCTATTTTCGACATCAGAAGGAACTTAGAGCTACGGTCACACTGGACTAGGCATCCCCCTGCTGCGGATGAAATGAAAGGCAGGCAGCGCACGCGAAACTGTAAATCGGTCACATTATGGCCTGCATACAAGGAGGTAGAAGCACGTCCTAGCGTGCTAGTCCCTAAGCAAGGCACCCAAACAGTTAGCAGCTTTGCTATGTATTTGAGCTCAAGCTGCTGCTAAAAACAAACCTGAAGCaaactcttgctctggtgctgcatCCATTGTTCTTGTTTTTCACAGTATGGTTTGCCGGTCCAGCAGACGACAACGGCACGGGTTAAGCATTGGTTGGTTTGACTGATGGACAAGCGAGCATGCCCAATGAACCACCTAGACAGCCCACGAAGGGGAGGGAACAAACAGACACAGAGCCGTCCGTCCGTAGGGGAGCAGAGGGGAGCTGGGGGATTACCTGTATACGAAGTCCCGGACCTTGGGGTGGTTGGGGCCGATGAGGCGGCGCTGGCCGCGGAGCGCGAGGCGGTACGTCCGCCTGAGGCCGAGGAAGTAGGCCGTGATCGCCGTCAGCTCCCACAGCACCAtcactctccggcggcggcggcggggtttTGCGGAGGCGGCGAGTCGATTTGGCGATTTGGATGAAAAGGAAGGAAGGCGGATCGATTTCGATTCGTGGGGGAGGGGCAAAGCGGTAAATAAGTAAGCCAAGGACGAGAAGGTATAATTCTTTCCAGGAAAGATGCTGGGTGCTCTGCTCAAGCCAAGTCTGTGCTGCGAAAGCCTTGCGAGAGGGGTTTGGTCTTCTTGTGCTTGCTGCCACGTCAGCCGTGATGCGATATTGCGACTTCCGGCTGAGCTGAAGCGCAGCCGGTTGCCGGACCCGCTCGGTCCGAGTCCAAGCGCAGGAATTTCTTTTGGATGTGACCAGTTCTCACAATCAGAAAGCAAGTTTAATACTATTAGTTTGGAGGCATTTCTTTAGTTGCATCTCACTTGTAACTTGAACAGTTTCAGTTGCAAACCAATTTACAACTGAAGTACATGAACCGCGACGCAATTTGGTGTTTTGTTTCGTAATGCGGAGTGGAATCCAGTAGAGAGTCGTTTTGTTTCGAAGCTTGGATGCTGGCGTAGCAAAATGCTATCGTACAGAGATAGGTTTGTACTTACAAATCCAGTTTTAACAAGCTTACCAATGTTCATACTCTTTTTTTTTTGGAGATTCCAAAAGGGGTTAGGAAAAGGTTAGATTATTATCGTTCCAATTCCTTTTGGCAATCTGATGAGAACAAGAAGAAATATAGATTAACAAAGTGGAATATGGTGTGCAGACCAAAAGAGCATGGAGGGCTTGGGATTGAAGTGCTTGAGTTTAAGAAACAGATGTCTACTCAGTAAATGGTTGTTTAAGCTCATAACTGAGGAAGGACTGTGGCGGCAATAATTGCACAATAAATATCTTAAAAATAAAACGTTGGCGCAAGTTGAGGTCAAGCCCACAGATTCTCCTTTTCGGAAAGGTCTGATGGGTGTGAAACATGATTTTTTCATTAGAGGGTATTTTAAAATTGGAAACGGTGCAAATGTGCGTTTTTGGGAGGATGTGTGGATAGGGGATTCGCCTCTAGCACAACAATATTCTTTTGTACAATATTGTGCAACATAAAAGTGTTTCGGTTTCCACGGTACTCGCTCATACACCTATCAACATTTCATTTAGAAGGGGTCTAAATGACCACAAGTGGAGTCAATGGCTGCATCTATGTGAGCGGTTAATTTCAGTCACTTTATCGATTGAGTCTGATAGGTTTGTTTGGAGACTTACAGATTATGGTTTCTTTACTGTTTAATCGATGTATCTAGATTTGATGGATGATCATACTAGATTTCTTCGAAAATACATGTGGAAATTAAAGATTCCTTTGAAAATCAAAGTTTGCATGTGGTTCCTTAGTAATAAAGTACTCCTAACTAAAGATAATCTAGCTAAGAGGAAGTGGAATGAGTGTCAAATttgttgtttttgtgattctGCTGAGACATTCAACCATTTGTTTCTTGCCTGTCCTTTTACCAAAATTGTATGGCTCATGGTTTATCTAGCTTACAATATTCCACCACCGATGAATatcactaatatgtttggtaattggttaaatgaaGTGCGAAAGGTTAACAAAGATATTATTCGTATTGGCGTTTCAGCTCtttgttggtctatttggagaactcaaaatgatattatttttaatgaacaaAAGGGCACTAATTTTTTGTAGGTTATTCGGCGAGTTGTTCATTGGGTCCAGCTATGGGCTTTCCTTCTCCCGGAGGATCAACGGGAGGATATGGATACTGGATACAACCGGCTATTGATGGTTGCTCGGGACTTCTTTTTTCAGGCTACTGGATGGCAGCATATTAATTGAATAGATAATGGCTAATCTGTTTATGTGCCTCATTTTCCTATGATTGATTCATGTATCGACCTTATCTATTCCGTCATTGTAAACTTTTAAATACTAATGTACctgtactttgaaataaaattttgGCCATGTGCATCGACTGATGCAGGAACTAGGGCGCTGCTCCCATATCGAAAAAAATGGTGTTGCATGAATTTACTAAGCACGAGTTCCATTCAATTCATCTCTCCTCCAGGTACATTTGTTTCAACTTTTGATTGGTTTCATGTCATAGTTCATGTAGCATTTGTGTTCCTCTTGTGGAAAAAGAAGAAAGCGAAAAGAGGAGTTCATATAAGCCCAAATGAGTTTGCGATGCTATTTTGGCCGAGCTACTATTTTATTGGATAAATGTAGCTGCTTTTTGACTTGGACATTGTCACGGATAAAATCATGACTAATTTGTACTTATGTAATGTCTTCTTCAAGTTGCTATTAGAATATAAAAAATCATCTCTATTATTCATGTAGTATATAGGGGCCCTATTTTCTTGTATTGCACCGGTTTTTGCTTAAAGTTTAACTAACTATATAGTTAAAGACATAGGCGTTGTTTCCCCTCCGCTCTTGATGGCAAGTTGTTTTCTCTGTAATCTTTCGTTTGCTTGTTCATCGATGTTTGTATGCTGTTTTTCAGCATCCGGCAACGGCCTTATTAATTTAAAAAGTTTGAATCGTGTTTAAGTCATTATACTGGCCGTGTAATCTAATCACCCTTCGTTAGTCTCAGTGCCCCCGACTCGGAGCTAAGAAGATCTCAGATGATCGACCTTTTGATTTAGCAAACCGATAATCAAGTTCCGTCTCTAACCCAAATATGATTTCTTGATCTATGCTACATGTCGGCCTTGGCACCGCCGGCCCTCCCCGGCCGGCGTCCCGTGCGGCGGCGCCTGAGCGCAAGCCGGAGGTGTCCACTATCCTTGAACCTCTTGCTCTCCGACTCGACGATGTCGCACTCCGCGAAGGGCACCGGGTACCGCCTCTTGTCGTAGCAGTAGGAGTAAACCATGTTGCGCTCCCTGAACCGCCGCATCGCCTGCAGCTTGGCGAGCGTCATCACGGCGGGGTCCGACGCCGCCACCGCCTCGGCACAGCCATGGGCGGGCAGCATCTGGTCGACGGGGCAGCCGGCGAGGGCGAGGTCGGTGAAGGAGGCGACGAAGGGCCCGTGTTGGTAGTTGACGCGGTAGCGGCCCCCCGAGGTGGCCCAGTTGGAGCCGTCCCAGACGGTGCCGTAGATGGACATGGGCTTGGACGGGAAGTCGCCGCCGGCTCGCGAGCGGCTGACGTGCCGGATGGGGACGTCGTCGACGTAGAAGGCGACGGCGTCGCGGGTCCAGAGGATGGAGTAGCGGTGGAACTCGGTGGTGGGGTCGAAGGGCAGCACGTAGCGCTCCTCCCGGCCACGGCTCACGCTGCCGTTGCCGTACACGTTGGTCTGGATCCGCCACGGCTTGCCCCGGATGTTGCCCAGGAACTCGAAGTCCAACTCGTCGTGCGTCTTGTGGAACACGTCGCCGTTGGAGGTGTAGAAGGCCACCACCACGCCGGCGGTGTAGTCGGACGGGAGCTTGATGGAGGCGCTGAAGAAGCCGTGGTGGTACATCGACGACGAGATGAACCCAGACCCTGCCCAtcaattcattcattcatgcaagcaAGAACGCGTTTATCAATTAATATAATGGATCGATTGAACAAATTAATGGATGAAATTAAGCCGCCATGCGTGCGCATGCCATGAACGGCCGAGAAATTGTGGTACGTACCGGTGGAGCGGTCGAGGAGGAGGCTGACGGTGCGGTCGTCGGAGGAGCGGAGGATGTTGTCGAACCCGAACAGCGGCGTGTACACCTTCTGGAAGGGCACCGTCGCCGTCACGTCCACCGCTGCCGCCGCGGACGGCGACGCTGCCGGCAAGACCAAGAACACCACCGCCAGCACGATCGACGCCAGACGAAGCATGCCGCCGGCGGGCCGCCACCGCGTCTCTCTCCTCTCAACGGAAGCTTAATTAGCTAGCTAGGTATCGGTGGCCGAAACGTCGTCGCTAATGGTGGAGCGAGCGAAGGAGGGGAGACCGTCCGTGACCGGCCCAAGAAAATCACTGCGCCAGAATAGCAGCATGCGAGTATATTTACCTTAAATAGTAAATCAATTCCGCGTCGGTTTATCAGATCGAATTTTCAAGAGTTAAATACATGTGCCCCATTTGCAAATAGCCGCACAAATTTGCAAAATAGTGTGCACTCGCCTAAAAACTCGTCTTGGGATGTGCAAATATATCCACAAATTTGCAAAATATGGGGTGTAGTGACCCTTAAACTcatctataatatctataaagttgatccccactatgtgcatttaatgtttgcaagctgATTTCTCAGTGAGCCACGTCACCTGTATAATCAGATCCGTTCGATCAAATTTGGATATGCGATCTGCAAATGCACGTTTAACGGCCAGCTCAACTTTCATTAGCCTGCCCT includes the following:
- the LOC127308595 gene encoding uncharacterized protein, with product MVLWELTAITAYFLGLRRTYRLALRGQRRLIGPNHPKVRDFVYRRTRSIFDVAVSVHKKIQERDLEVGRNVGNAILRWLDRMKPSAQIRPHPPGLPSGSSEQYRHLSTMNKAAGAQKPASKTSTHDSSGKMLFSPLNIRPKSFPILPTMMQSTRISASSQCRRISSSPFPSVTARRKDMMEGVFRKDIAQMML
- the LOC127308594 gene encoding probable xyloglucan endotransglucosylase/hydrolase protein 30, with product MLRLASIVLAVVFLVLPAASPSAAAAVDVTATVPFQKVYTPLFGFDNILRSSDDRTVSLLLDRSTGSGFISSSMYHHGFFSASIKLPSDYTAGVVVAFYTSNGDVFHKTHDELDFEFLGNIRGKPWRIQTNVYGNGSVSRGREERYVLPFDPTTEFHRYSILWTRDAVAFYVDDVPIRHVSRSRAGGDFPSKPMSIYGTVWDGSNWATSGGRYRVNYQHGPFVASFTDLALAGCPVDQMLPAHGCAEAVAASDPAVMTLAKLQAMRRFRERNMVYSYCYDKRRYPVPFAECDIVESESKRFKDSGHLRLALRRRRTGRRPGRAGGAKADM